cgccagtttgcactgttctgtgaagggactagtacacagcgttgtacgagatcttcagtttcttggcaaattTTCGcaaggaatagccttcatttctcagaacaggaaAACAGGAAaattcagaagaaagttatttgtttctggccattttgagcctgtaatcgaacccacaaatgccgatgctccagatactcaactagtctaaagaaggccagttttatttcttctttaaatcagaacaactgttttcagctgtgctaacatattttctaatgatcaattatccatttaaaatgataaacttggattagctaacacaacatgccattggaacatagaagtgatggttgctgataatgggtctctgtacgcctctgtagatattccattcaaaatcagccgtttccagctacaatagtcatttacaacattagcaatgtctgcaatgtatttctgatcagtttgatgttattttaatgaatttCTTTAAAAAACGAGGACATTTCTGTGTGACcccaaagtgaccccaaacttttgaacggtggtgtatacgtatgtatatttatattgtgTTACGAAGCATTTGAATAAGAGACCTAGACCTCAATATGTCTTCCGTGTTAAAATACAACATTAAAAAATAAACCATCTGTTTTCACTGTTCCATCCTTGTGCAATTCATGCATCTCcgctggcctctctctcttccaaccTCTCTGTATTCCGCTCAACCAGTAGCCCAAGCATGTCCCAGAAGTAGCAAACTACAGTAGTTCTGTCACCTACTTTTAGCCCAAGCATGTCCCAGAAGTAGCAAACTACAGTAGTTCTGTCACCTACTTTTAGCCCAAGCATGTCCCAGAAGTAGCAAACTACAGTAGTTCTGTCACCTACTTTTAGCCCAAGCATGTCCCAGAAGTAGCAAACTACAATAGTTCTGTCACCTACTTTaagcaataaaaaataaaatgaaaattcaatttaaaaaaaaaatatatatatatatatatatattagagggAAAAAATACCTTGCTCTTTCTTACTGGATATAAAATAGGCTTCAGGCTACAGCGCTCACAGTGAACTGGCGGGGAAGTTTGAAGGGCGAGAGCTTCTCTGGTGTGACTGGTCACATTGGCTGGTGATAAACATGCAATAAATGGACTGTTCATATTTGAAGGCCTGTGTCTTTGGCAATGACAAGGATTGGCAACGAGTGAAATAttagctaaagagactggtaTCCAGGGTTATGTCTAACAGCAAGTGCTCTCTTTTGATAGTTTTGGTGAGGAACTGGGTGAACGGGTCGGGGTCTGTTCTCACCTCCAGAGTGTTTCCGCAGGCGCCCTCCTTGCGCTCCACCTGGTACCATACCATGCCGCCACGCTCTTCGTGAGCGTTACACCGGGGGTCGGCCAGGTTAGTGGTGGTGGCGTCCAGACCAGCGGCCTCCAGGTTAGTCCTGTTGAGACCCACCTGTACCAGGCTCCGCCCACATACTACCTCTGGGTGCAGCAAAACAGGCTgatctgtaagagaggaagagagagacagagggatgagaaaCAGGCTgatctgtaagagaggaagagagagacagagggatgagaaaCAGGCTgatctgtaagagaggaagagagagacagagggatgagaaaCAGGCTgatctgtaagagaggaagagagagacagagggatgagaaaataaagacaacaGAAAATTAGTTATTCAAAATGAAAAGAAGGAATTACAAATTCTCATATAAACTCTTCGAAAAAAGGGTTCCAAGAGGGTTCTTCGaatgtccccataggataaccctttttgggtACAGGAAGGGGTTATACTTGGAacccaatagggttctacctgaaaccaaaatggTTATAGCTggcaccaaaaaagggttcttcacagggttctcttatggggacagctgaagaacccttttaggttctagagagCACCTGTTTTTCTAAGAGAGTACATAGGTCCTCAAGCAGGTGTTTTCTGAGAACTCACCTGGCCTCTCACACCGCCAAGTGACCCCATCGGTCCTCAAGCAGGTGTTTTCTGAGAACTCACCTGGCCTCTCACACCGCCAAGTGACCCCATAGGTCCTCAAGCAGGTGTTTTCTGAGAACTCACCTGGCCTCTCACACCGCCAAGTGACCTCATCGGTCCTCAAGCAGGTGTTTTCTGAGAACTCACCTGACCTCTCACACCGCCAAGTGACCCCATCGGTGCTCACGcaggtctccccctctctgcaggTACCACACATTGCTTTTGGCGTAGTCGTGGCAACctgtgactgtgttgttgttgtggtgcgATTGTTCTCTACTGGTATTTCTGTAGATGTGACTGGTTTTGGTGTTGTGGTGGGAGCTGACACATCTGGAACAAGGAGTTAAACAGGAGACACAGTTATGAGGGAACATTCATCACTCATGTTTTGAAAGAACTAGTATGCTGGTATTACCAGAATCATACAATACGCCTgtatgaatgaatggatgaataTGCTGAGTACTGTTGATATCTAGGACCATAAGAAGAACATCATGGTGTATATAACCAGCTGGTGAATGACTAAGCAGTAAACAGTTTAAAAATACAATAACTTCAATTCAAAAggcagaacaacaacaacaagccccACTCAGAACTTGGCAAAGCAGGAGGCAAAACCTTACATGCACAATAGGCGAAGTAGCACCCGGGAGGCATGACGAACTTGTACACAAAGTAGTTCCCAGGGCATGCCTTGACGTGGATGGGCTGAGACTGCACCCAGCAGCAGTCCTCATTGAAGCTGGCGCAGACTGCACTCTGGACAATTTCATCCACCTGCTGGGGGGGAGGAAACGCCAGCCACAAGGGAGCCTGGGTGCCGCACTTGAAGGAATCCACGCACTTGTCCGGCATGGACACGCTCTGGTTGCCGATGAACATGCGGTAATAGCCGTCCCAGCGGACGTTGCGGTCACAGTGCTTGTTGCCCACGTGGTTGTTGGTGGAACGCCAGGCGTCGTTTAGGACCGTGTAGATCTTACAGGGGTTGGAGCACTGCTGGATGCCGTCGACCGTGATGCAGTCCTCCCCATCGGCGCACTCGTTGAAGCCGCAGCTGAACCGGACATGGGCAAGGTTGGTGTTGGAGGTGGGGTAGGAGCGGCGGACACGGCGAGGGGCATGGTGGTCGGCGGCAGCGGTGTGGCCAGGTAAACAGATGAGGCCGTCTCCGGAGAAGCCCTTCTTACAGGTGCATGTGATGTCACCTGCCATGGCGGAGGTGCGGCAGACGGCTTGTTCGTGACACGCCTCGCAGCTGGTGACAATCGTACCTGTGGGAATTTGGGAATATATGGGTTCATCGTCTTTTTAGGTTGAGGTATCATGATACACCTGAATTGTTTTGATGCTTCCATTTTTAGGTTCTGCGACTAAAGAGCAGAGAAAGTCCGTTGTGTGGTGGTttatatagtattatactgtataaaAACACTtaacacacaatacatgtatccCTGCACTGTCAACTCTAACCAAAAATATCTTGTTCAGAGTTAGATATGGCAGAACTAAAATAAGACAATGCAAAAATCAAATGAACAAATGCTATACAGTATAGTTTACATCATATATAGTATTCATTATGAATAAACAGAAATAATTTCATGtttaaaatatacagtgcatttggaaagtattcagaccccttgaccttttccacatgttgttactttacagcctatttctaaaattgattaaattgttttttaccctcaaggacattccgagacctgtcccgaagccactcttgcgttgtcttggctgtgtgcttagggtcgttgtcctgttggaaggtgaacctttgccccagtctgaggttctgagcgccctgaagcaagttttcatcaaggagctccgatcatctttccctcgatcctgactagtctctcagtccctgccactgaaaacctccccacagcatgatgctgcaaccaccatgcttcaccgtagggtttGGTGCCAGGTTTTCCCAAGACGTGATGCttgattcaggccaaagagttcaagcttggtttcatcagaccagagaacattgtttctcatggtctgagagtccttgaggtgccttttggcaaagtccaagtgggttgtcgtgtgccttttactgaggagtggcttctgtctggccactctaccatactggcctgattggtggagtggtacagagacggttgtccttctggagctatgtcagagtcacctccctgaccaaggcccttctcctccgattgctcagtttggccaggcggcaagcgctaggaagagtcttgtggttccaaacttcttccatataTGAATGGAAATCATGTCcaatttccaaatcatgtccaatcaattgaatttaccacaggtggactccaatcaagttgtagaaatatctcacggatgatcaacggaaacaggatgcacctgagctcaatttcgagtctcatagcaaagggtctgaatacttatgcaactaagttatttatatttttattcaaattctaaaaacctgttttcgctttgttattatggggtatagtgtgtagattgatgaggatcaaaaatgaatttaatccattttagaataaggctgtaacgtaacaaaatgtggtaaaagtcaaggggtctgaatactttccaaatgtaatatatagtatatttgtgtgtacctgaggtatgtccagctgttgatgtattaaatatatagtatatttgtgtgtacctgaggtatgtccagctgttgatgtattaaatatatagtatatttgtgtgtacctgaggtatgtccagctgttgatgtattaaatgtatagtatatttgtgtgtacctgaggtatctccagctgttgatgtattaaatatatagtatatttgtgtgtacctgaggtatgtccagctgttgatgtattaaatgtatagtatatttgtgtgtacctgaggtatgtccagctgttgatgtattaaatatatagtatatttgtgtgtacctgaggtatgtccagctgttgatgtattaaatatatagtatatttgtgtgtacctgaggtatgtccagctgttgatgtattaaatatatagtatatttgtgtgtacctgaggtatgtccagctgttgatgtattaaatgtatagtatatttgtgtgtacctgaggtatctccagctgttgatgtattaaatatatagtatatttgtgtgtacctgaggtatgtccagctgttgatgtattaaatgtatagtatatttgtgtgtacctgaggtatgtccagctgttgatgtattaaatatatagtatatttgtgtgtacctgaggtatgtccagctgttgatgtattaaatatatagtatatttgtgtgtacctgaggtatgtccagctgttgatgtattaaatatatagtatatttgtgtgtacctgaggtatgtccagctgttgatgtattaaatgtatagtatatttgtgtgtacctgaggtatgtccagctgttgatgtattaaatatatagtatatatgtgtgtacctgaggtatgtccagctgttgatgtattaaatatatagtatatttgtgtgtacctgaggtatgtccagctgttgatgtattaaatatatatagtatatttgtgtgtacctgaggtatgtccagctgttgatgtattaaatatatagtatatatgtgtgtacctgaggtatgtccagcGCTGGACAGAACCAGTAGAGGCACCAGCAGAGCCACCAGGATCATCCTCATCAACACTAGTTACTTCTACAGGGGCAGAAACGGGGAACACAACCTGAAGGGAAATACACTTATTATATTCATCCACACTTTATCCACAATTTACATCCACTGGAACGTCTGGCACGTTTCAATGCAAGTTGGACTTGATTTAATTTGACTGTATCTATACAGGTCATCCTATGGTgataaaacacattttattttctgTCACAAGACTGCAATAAACCACATTAGAAAACATCTAATACAATAATAGATATTAAGCACAGACACACATTCTCTGGAGGGTATTAtaacaacacatctaatacaatAATAGATATTAAGCATGGACACACATTCTCTGGAGGGTATTAtaacaacacatctaatacaatAATAGATATTAAGCACGGACACACATTCTCTGGAGGGTATTAtaacaacacatctaatacaatAATAGATATTAAGCACGGACACACATTCTCTG
This genomic interval from Oncorhynchus clarkii lewisi isolate Uvic-CL-2024 unplaced genomic scaffold, UVic_Ocla_1.0 unplaced_contig_11937_pilon_pilon, whole genome shotgun sequence contains the following:
- the LOC139400222 gene encoding uromodulin-like, which produces MRMILVALLVPLLVLSSAGHTSGTIVTSCEACHEQAVCRTSAMAGDITCTCKKGFSGDGLICLPGHTAAADHHAPRRVRRSYPTSNTNLAHVRFSCGFNECADGEDCITVDGIQQCSNPCKIYTVLNDAWRSTNNHVGNKHCDRNVRWDGYYRMFIGNQSVSMPDKCVDSFKCGTQAPLWLAFPPPQQVDEIVQSAVCASFNEDCCWVQSQPIHVKACPGNYFVYKFVMPPGCYFAYCAYVSAPTTTPKPVTSTEIPVENNRTTTTTQSQVATTTPKAMCGTCREGETCVSTDGVTWRCERSDQPVLLHPEVVCGRSLVQVGLNRTNLEAAGLDATTTNLADPRCNAHEERGGMVWYQVERKEGACGNTLE